A single window of Nocardia sp. NBC_01327 DNA harbors:
- a CDS encoding peptidylprolyl isomerase: MNIEPHAHTLDDDHARQPRRIRLGRKALRRIGLLGAAIAITVLVSGRAQAMPNQLRDTAPGCSPAAAGQPNGMQWQAEPGMTIDPNSAYTATLQSNCGTIALSLDAARAPQTVNSFVFLAGQQYFDHTKCHRLTTQGIFVLQCGDPTASGTGGPGYHFTDENLAGATYPAGTVAMANSGPNTNGSQFFLVYKDSQLPPNYTPFGHVTAGLDVLQNIAAAGVEGGSADGSPAAEVTLDSVSTTQG, from the coding sequence GTGAACATCGAACCGCACGCGCATACCCTCGACGACGACCACGCCCGGCAGCCCCGCCGAATTCGTCTGGGGCGCAAGGCGCTACGGCGGATCGGACTCCTCGGTGCGGCCATCGCGATCACCGTACTGGTGAGCGGGCGCGCTCAGGCGATGCCGAATCAACTGCGCGACACCGCGCCGGGGTGCTCCCCCGCCGCGGCCGGACAGCCCAATGGCATGCAGTGGCAGGCCGAGCCGGGCATGACCATCGATCCGAATTCGGCCTATACCGCGACGCTGCAGAGCAATTGCGGCACCATCGCCCTGAGCCTGGACGCGGCCCGGGCGCCGCAGACGGTGAACTCCTTCGTCTTCCTGGCCGGACAGCAGTATTTCGACCACACCAAATGCCACCGCCTGACCACCCAGGGCATCTTCGTCCTGCAGTGCGGCGATCCGACGGCCAGCGGCACCGGCGGCCCGGGCTACCACTTCACCGATGAGAACCTCGCGGGCGCAACCTATCCCGCGGGCACCGTGGCCATGGCGAATTCGGGGCCCAATACCAATGGGAGCCAGTTCTTCCTGGTGTACAAGGATTCGCAGCTGCCGCCCAACTACACCCCGTTCGGCCATGTCACCGCCGGTCTGGATGTGCTGCAGAACATTGCGGCCGCCGGTGTCGAGGGCGGATCCGCCGATGGCTCGCCCGCGGCGGAGGTCACTCTCGACTCCGTCTCGACCACACAGGGCTGA
- a CDS encoding ArnT family glycosyltransferase, translated as MTRTLETRAVHTESRAGLPPFATVPVLSIAAAGGLALLATLGRYGYFGDELYFLSAGRRLAVSYADQGPLLPALARLMDLLAPGSVVALRIPALLFTVAAIVLSAQIAREFGGSRGAQALTAVAYATSPFLLVQGDQLATNTIDTALWVLISWLLIRWVRTRHDGLLLAAAAATALDMQVKWLIPFFWIAVGVGVLCFGPRELLRRPALWVGVIGVYLCTLPSLLWQARHGWPQLHMGAQVAAEQDSSGGRALYVPLALVVAGVVGVPLLLAGIWALLRAPELRPYRFLGVVPVLVTVIFVITDGRPYYGAGCYGAVMAAGAVFAVRRMVGWRRWLAGGLVVASVFTVAVSLPWQPESTIEPAANEADAVAQLTVYGRFGWRELGEATAAAYAALPRDVRANAVVIGDSYWQASSLDVDRRKYGLPAVYSPSRGFGYFGTPPDAATTVLWVGGDGTQPRTWCTDVTAVGRADARLGIPGVTRDITLWRCDHPRAPWSREWSNMRHLG; from the coding sequence GTGACCAGAACCTTGGAAACCCGGGCGGTGCATACCGAGTCGCGGGCGGGTCTGCCGCCGTTCGCGACGGTCCCGGTGCTGTCGATTGCCGCTGCCGGCGGGCTGGCGCTGCTCGCGACGCTCGGCCGCTACGGCTATTTCGGGGATGAACTGTATTTCCTGTCGGCCGGCCGCCGGCTCGCCGTGAGCTATGCCGATCAGGGGCCGCTGCTGCCCGCGCTCGCCCGGCTGATGGACCTCCTGGCACCGGGATCGGTGGTGGCACTGCGTATTCCGGCGCTGCTGTTCACCGTCGCGGCGATCGTGCTGAGCGCGCAGATCGCCCGGGAGTTCGGCGGTTCCCGTGGGGCACAGGCGCTCACCGCCGTCGCCTACGCCACCTCGCCCTTCCTGCTCGTTCAGGGAGATCAGTTGGCCACCAATACGATCGACACCGCCCTGTGGGTGCTGATCAGCTGGTTGCTCATTCGCTGGGTACGCACCCGCCACGACGGTCTGCTGCTGGCGGCGGCCGCGGCGACAGCGCTGGATATGCAGGTGAAGTGGCTGATCCCGTTCTTCTGGATCGCGGTCGGGGTCGGCGTGCTGTGCTTCGGCCCGCGCGAGTTGCTGCGGCGTCCGGCGCTGTGGGTCGGTGTCATCGGCGTGTATCTGTGCACCCTGCCCAGCCTGCTCTGGCAGGCCCGGCACGGCTGGCCGCAACTGCATATGGGCGCGCAGGTGGCCGCCGAACAGGATTCCAGCGGCGGGCGCGCACTGTATGTGCCGCTGGCACTGGTTGTTGCGGGGGTGGTGGGCGTGCCGCTGCTGCTGGCGGGAATCTGGGCACTGCTGCGCGCGCCGGAATTGCGGCCGTACCGCTTCCTCGGTGTGGTTCCGGTGCTGGTGACCGTGATCTTCGTAATCACCGACGGCCGGCCGTATTACGGCGCGGGTTGCTACGGTGCGGTTATGGCCGCCGGCGCCGTCTTCGCCGTGCGGCGGATGGTCGGATGGCGGCGCTGGCTCGCCGGAGGGCTGGTCGTCGCCTCGGTCTTCACCGTGGCGGTATCGCTGCCGTGGCAGCCGGAGTCGACGATCGAACCCGCCGCGAACGAGGCCGATGCGGTCGCCCAGCTCACCGTGTACGGGCGTTTCGGCTGGCGTGAACTGGGCGAGGCGACCGCCGCGGCCTATGCGGCGCTGCCGCGGGACGTCCGGGCGAATGCCGTGGTGATCGGCGATTCCTATTGGCAGGCAAGCTCATTGGATGTGGATCGCCGGAAGTACGGCCTGCCCGCGGTGTACAGCCCCAGCCGCGGCTTCGGCTACTTCGGCACCCCGCCGGATGCGGCGACCACGGTGCTGTGGGTCGGCGGTGACGGCACGCAGCCCCGCACGTGGTGCACGGACGTGACGGCGGTCGGCCGGGCCGATGCGCGCCTGGGCATTCCGGGCGTCACCCGCGATATCACCCTGTGGCGCTGCGACCACCCGCGCGCACCGTGGTCGCGCGAGTGGTCGAACATGCGTCATCTGGGCTGA